In the genome of Entelurus aequoreus isolate RoL-2023_Sb linkage group LG08, RoL_Eaeq_v1.1, whole genome shotgun sequence, one region contains:
- the LOC133655713 gene encoding RNA-binding protein with serine-rich domain 1-like isoform X2 produces MTPSPTKKKEDDRSKQRGKQKVRVLKDVVDKERNRATNRTRPGASSRSSSSSSSGSSSGSSSGSSSNSGSSSPSSSSSLPSPSRQRQNKQHSCLKSKSTRKDDRERRKRSPAPKPTKVYLGRLTRNVIKEHLQEIFSTYGKIKMIDMPMNRVHPHLSKGYAYIEFENSKEAEQALKYMDGGQIDGQEITVIAVLTPRARTPARRLSPPRRMPPPPQLWRRTPPRMRRRSPRRRSPVRRRSRSPGRRRHRSRSSSNSSR; encoded by the exons AT GACACCTTCGCCAACCAAAAAGAAAGAGGATGACAGGAGTAAACAACGAGGTAAACAGAAAGTTAGAGTCTTGAAAGATGTAGTTGATAAAGAGCGAAACAGGGCGACAAACAGAACACGACCTGGTGCTTCTAGTCGGAGCAGCAG TTCCAGTAGCTCAGGTTCTAGTTCCGGCTCATCCAGTGGGAGTTCTTCCAACTCAGGTTCCTCCAGCCCATCCTCTTCGTCATCCTTGCCAAGCCCCAGCCGTCAGCGGCAGAACAAACAACACTCCTGCTTAAA GTCCAAATCGACCAGGAAAGACGATCGGGAACGTCGAAAGAGGAGTCCCGCTCCAAAACCCACCAAGGTCTACCTGGGCCGGCTGACAAGAAATGTAATCAAG GAGCACCTCCAGGAAATTTTCTCCACCTATGGCAAGATCAAGATGATTGACATGCCCATGAACCGTGTTCACCCTCATCTGTCCAAAGGCTACGCTTACATCGAGTTTGAGAACTCTAAAGAAGCAGAACAAGCACTTAAATACATGGATGGAG GACAGATTGATGGTCAGGAGATAACAGTCATAGCTGTCCTGACACCAAGGGCGCGCACACCTGCTAGGAGGCTGTCCCCGCCCCGCAGGATGCCGCCTCCACCTCAGCTGTGGCGACGCACTCCGCCTCGTATGAGGAGAAG GTCTCCACGGCGACGCTCACCAGTCCGGCGCAGGTCCAGATCGCCTGGCCGCCGTCGACACCGGTCCCGTTCCAGTTCCAACTCCTCCCGCTAG
- the LOC133655713 gene encoding RNA-binding protein with serine-rich domain 1-like isoform X1 codes for METFSRTPSPTKKKEDDRSKQRGKQKVRVLKDVVDKERNRATNRTRPGASSRSSSSSSSGSSSGSSSGSSSNSGSSSPSSSSSLPSPSRQRQNKQHSCLKSKSTRKDDRERRKRSPAPKPTKVYLGRLTRNVIKEHLQEIFSTYGKIKMIDMPMNRVHPHLSKGYAYIEFENSKEAEQALKYMDGGQIDGQEITVIAVLTPRARTPARRLSPPRRMPPPPQLWRRTPPRMRRRSPRRRSPVRRRSRSPGRRRHRSRSSSNSSR; via the exons ATGGAAACTTTCTCCAGGACACCTTCGCCAACCAAAAAGAAAGAGGATGACAGGAGTAAACAACGAGGTAAACAGAAAGTTAGAGTCTTGAAAGATGTAGTTGATAAAGAGCGAAACAGGGCGACAAACAGAACACGACCTGGTGCTTCTAGTCGGAGCAGCAG TTCCAGTAGCTCAGGTTCTAGTTCCGGCTCATCCAGTGGGAGTTCTTCCAACTCAGGTTCCTCCAGCCCATCCTCTTCGTCATCCTTGCCAAGCCCCAGCCGTCAGCGGCAGAACAAACAACACTCCTGCTTAAA GTCCAAATCGACCAGGAAAGACGATCGGGAACGTCGAAAGAGGAGTCCCGCTCCAAAACCCACCAAGGTCTACCTGGGCCGGCTGACAAGAAATGTAATCAAG GAGCACCTCCAGGAAATTTTCTCCACCTATGGCAAGATCAAGATGATTGACATGCCCATGAACCGTGTTCACCCTCATCTGTCCAAAGGCTACGCTTACATCGAGTTTGAGAACTCTAAAGAAGCAGAACAAGCACTTAAATACATGGATGGAG GACAGATTGATGGTCAGGAGATAACAGTCATAGCTGTCCTGACACCAAGGGCGCGCACACCTGCTAGGAGGCTGTCCCCGCCCCGCAGGATGCCGCCTCCACCTCAGCTGTGGCGACGCACTCCGCCTCGTATGAGGAGAAG GTCTCCACGGCGACGCTCACCAGTCCGGCGCAGGTCCAGATCGCCTGGCCGCCGTCGACACCGGTCCCGTTCCAGTTCCAACTCCTCCCGCTAG
- the LOC133655712 gene encoding solute carrier family 2, facilitated glucose transporter member 11-like: protein MTLVKRTGNTEGEETSDRTLALTVCSAAIGGTFQYGYNISIINAPTSYIQTFINDTYTSRWGTSLEAPHVTLVWTLIVSAFPLGGLLGALLAGPMAVHFGRKKSLLLNNSFLFVGAALVLLCRVARSFEMIIFARFLVGINSGVSMNVQPMYFGESAPKHLRGAVAFSSAVFTAFGIFMGQIVGLTEVLGTRLLWPYLLASNMLPGVIQMLTLPWFPESPRYLLIDRGDREACVQALERLRGGVAPVLELQEMLEECQRQSNAGSASSVKTPCSLFKERDLRSQLRTVMMASSAMMLCGNDSIYFYASYIFFEAGIPADKIQYITIGTGASELTASILSNLLIERVGRKGLLVGGYTLMSCWTVVFTIALTLQRQGVNGMSYLSMVCVFSYILSFGLGPAGVTGILPAEIFDQSARPAAYMVAGSLMWLSLFLVGMLFPFIVSNLGSLCFLPFLVVCLVSAVFLGFTFPETKGKSLQEITAEFDRKNGRKEEGVMKVHNEMGEISSFSTLAEDLDNKNSL, encoded by the coding sequence ATGACTCTCGTGAAGCGAACAGGAAATACAGAAGGAGAAGAAACAAGTGACAGAACACTTGCCCTGACTGTGTGCTCAGCTGCCATTGGAGGCACCTTCCAGTATGGATACAATATTTCCATTATCAACGCTCCAACCAGCTACATCCAGACTTTCATCAATGATACATACACATCACGCTGGGGTACAAGCTTGGAAGCTCCTCACGTGACTCTGGTGTGGACTCTTATTGTATCTGCTTTCCCGCTGGGAGGTCTGCTCGGGGCCCTGCTAGCTGGCCCAATGGCTGTCCACTTTGGGCGGAAGAAGTCTCTGCTGTTGAACAACTCATTTTTGTTCGTAGGTGCGGCTTTGGTTCTTCTGTGCAGGGTTGCACGGTCATTTGAGATGATCATCTTCGCTCGGTTCCTCGTGGGGATTAATTCAGGTGTCAGTATGAATGTCCAGCCTATGTACTTTGGGGAAAGCGCTCCTAAACACCTACGAGGAGCTGTGGCTTTTTCCTCTGCTGTTTTCACTGCTTTTGGGATTTTCATGGGTCAAATTGTGGGACTGACTGAGGTGTTGGGCACACGGCTTCTCTGGCCCTACTTACTCGCCAGCAACATGCTTCCAGGCGTGATCCAGATGCTTACATTACCCTGGTTTCCCGAAAGCCCCAGATATCTGCTCATTGACCGCGGTGACAGGGAAGCATGCGTCCAAGCCCTTGAAAGACTCCGTGGTGGCGTGGCTCCAGTTTTAGAACTACAGGAAATGCTTGAAGAATGTCAGAGGCAATCAAACGCTGGATCTGCATCTTCTGTTAAGACACCCTGTTCCCTTTTTAAAGAGCGTGACCTGCGATCCCAACTTAGAACGGTCATGATGGCCAGTAGTGCCATGATGCTTTGTGGCAATGACTCCATCTACTTCTATGCATCTTACATCTTCTTTGAGGCAGGCATTCCTGCAGATAAAATCCAGTATATAACCATTGGAACGGGAGCATCTGAACTGACTGCATCGATACTGAGCAACCTCCTAATTGAGCGAGTGGGCCGGAAGGGTCTTCTAGTAGGAGGCTACACTCTTATGTCATGCTGGACTGTAGTCTTCACAATAGCCCTCACACTCCAAAGACAAGGAGTGAATGGGATGTCCTACCTCAGCATGGTGTGCGTTTTCTCCTACATCCTTAGCTTCGGTTTAGGTCCTGCAGGTGTGACCGGTATTCTACCAGCAGAGATCTTTGACCAGTCGGCCAGACCTGCAGCGTACATGGTCGCCGGATCGCTAATGTGGCTCAGTCTGTTCCTAGTGGGAATGTTGTTTCCCTTCATCGTAAGCAATCTGGGGAGCCTTTGCTTCTTGCCATTTTTGGTTGTGTGTTTAGTTTCAGCTGTGTTTCTGGGGTTTACGTTCCCAGAGACAAAAGGCAAGAGCCTGCAGGAGATTACGGCAGAGTTTGATAGAAAGAATGGACGGAAAGAGGAGGGGGTCATGAAGGTTCACAACGAGATGGGTGAGATCAGCTCCTTCTCTACCTTAGCAGAAGATCTTGACAATAAGAACAGTCTCTGA
- the LOC133655029 gene encoding solute carrier family 2, facilitated glucose transporter member 11-like, which translates to MPDMKPTGNTEPEQISKLSSDGTLALMVCSAAIGGTFQYGYNISIINAPTSYIQTFINETYRTRWGTGLGAPYVTLVWTLIVSAFSLGGLLGALLAGPMSVNFGRKKSLLLNNSFLFVGTLFFLLCRVARSFEMIIFARFLMGINSGVSLNVQPMYFGESAPKHLRGVVAVSSAVFLAFGIFLGQIVGLTEVLGTQPLWPYLLASNMLPGVIQMLTLPWFPESPRYLLIDRGDREACVQALQRLRGGVAPVLEIQEMLEECQRQSNAETAYSVKTPYSLFKARDLRSQLKIVMLTNMTITLCGVDSMYFYASYIFFEAGIPADKIQYVTIGTGASELTASILSNLLIERVGRKGLIVGGYTLMSCWTVVFTIALTLQRQRVDGMSYLSMVCVFAYILSFGLGPASVTGIIPAEIFDQSARPAAYMVARSLMWLNQLLMGLLLPFIVTNLGIYCFLPFLAVCLVSAVYLGLMFIETKGKSLREITAEFDRKNEQRTVNDVFDHTENQVSSLTMEK; encoded by the coding sequence ATGCCTGACATGAAGCCAACAGGAAATACAGAACCAGAACAAATCAGCAAACTATCAAGTGACGGAACACTTGCTCTGATGGTGTGTTCTGCTGCCATTGGAGGCACCTTCCAGTATGGATACAATATTTCCATTATCAACGCTCCAACCAGCTACATCCAGACTTTCATCAATGAAACCTACAGGACACGCTGGGGTACAGGCTTGGGAGCTCCCTATGTGACTCTGGTGTGGACACTAATCGTATCAGCTTTCTCACTGGGAGGTCTGCTCGGGGCCCTGCTCGCCGGCCCAATGTCGGTCAACTTTGGAAGGAAGAAGTCCCTGCTTTTGAACAactcatttttgtttgttggcACTCTATTTTTTCTTCTGTGCAGGGTTGCAAGATCATTTGAGATGATCATCTTCGCTCGGTTCCTCATGGGGATTAATTCAGGTGTCAGTTTGAATGTCCAGCCTATGTACTTTGGGGAAAGCGCCCCTAAACACCTACGAGGAGTTGTAGCTGTTTCCTCTGCCGTTTTCCTTGCTTTTGGGATTTTCTTGGGTCAAATTGTGGGACTGACTGAGGTGTTGGGCACACAGCCTCTCTGGCCCTACTTACTAGCCAGCAACATGCTTCCAGGTGTGATTCAAATGCTTACACTACCCTGGTTCCCTGAAAGCCCCAGATATCTGCTCATTGACCGTGGAGACAGAGAAGCATGCGTCCAGGCTCTTCAAAGACTCCGTGGTGGTGTAGCTCCAGTTTTAGAAATACAGGAAATGCTTGAAGAATGTCAAAGGCAATCAAACGCTGAAACTGCATATTCTGTTAAGACACCTTATTCCCTTTTTAAGGCTCGTGACCTGCGATCCCAACTCAAAATTGTCATGCTAACCAACATGACCATCACGTTATGTGGCGTTGACTCTATGTACTTCTATGCGTCTTACATCTTCTTCGAGGCAGGCATTCCTGCAGATAAAATTCAGTATGTAACCATTGGAACAGGAGCATCTGAACTGACTGCCTCGATACTGAGCAACCTCTTGATTGAACGAGTGGGCAGGAAGGGTCTTATTGTCGGAGGCTACACTCTTATGTCATGCTGGACTGTAGTCTTCACAATAGCCCTCACACTCCAAAGACAACGAGTGGATGGGATGTCTTACCTCAGCATGGTGTGCGTTTTCGCCTACATCCTTAGCTTCGGTTTGGGCCCTGCAAGTGTGACAGGTATCATACCAGCAGAGATCTTTGACCAGTCAGCCCGACCTGCAGCGTACATGGTCGCCAGATCGCTAATGTGGCTCAATCAGCTCCTGATGGGACTGTTATTACCATTTATCGTCACCAATCTTGGGATCTATTGCTTCCTGCCATTCTTGGCTGTGTGTTTGGTGTCAGCTGTGTATTTGGGGCTCATGTTCATAGAGACAAAAGGCAAGAGCCTGCGGGAGATTACGGCAGAGTTCGATAGAAAAAACGAACAAAGAACAGTGAATGACGTGTTTGACCACACGGAGAATCAAGTCAGCTCTTTAACCATGGAAAAGTAG